Proteins from one Parasteatoda tepidariorum isolate YZ-2023 chromosome 4, CAS_Ptep_4.0, whole genome shotgun sequence genomic window:
- the LOC107442347 gene encoding uncharacterized protein, protein MFFWTVLCSYILIASAKEINMEAVMKSIQSFCEKMEEHGESMRSDMNKCFSLNPKNIQDILLRCYTKTIPGVEDDFSFFQEACKDHTTKFPELFECYGENKDILQNTNRTDALDCEIAMSKNYDLDMFVPMDEEPKSE, encoded by the exons ATGTTTTTCTGGACTGTTCTATGCTCCTATATCCTTATTGCGAGtgctaaagaaataaatatggaaGCAGTTATGAAATCCATCCAAAGCTTCTGTG agaaaatggaaGAACATGGTGAAAGTATGAGATCAGacatgaataaatgtttttcattgaaCCCGAAAAAT attcaAGATATTTTACTTCGATGTTATACTAAAACCATTCCAGGAGTGGAAgatgatttttcctttttccaaGAAGCGTGTAAAGACCATACAACTAAATTTCCAGAA cTATTTGAATGTTATGGAGAAAATAAGGACATATTGCAGAAT ACTAATAGAACTGATGCATTG gATTGTGAAATAGCTATGTCTAAGAACTATGATTTAGATATGTTTGTACCAATGGATGAAGAACCAAAATCTGAATAG